GGGCCTTCCACCAGTGCTACTGAATGTCCAGCTGAATCTAAGGAAGGACAGCCAAACAGATGACAGACCCTCCAAAGGTGTGTTGTTCTAAGAGTGGCTCATTCCTTAAAGTaagtgaggaaaaaataaaagggcCACTTCCTCAGAAAAGGACAGAATCTTTCACTATAAGGCTCTAACTGACCAAAATTCCTAGAAGCACTCTCTAAACATATGGTAAGTTCAGAAGCAATCTATCCAGTGGTAGTATATTTATTTTCCTGAAACATTAACTTTCTGTACTACTAGATGACACACTGTTAAGAAGTGTACTTAGCAGACTACATTTTACCTTGTGCATTTTTCCTACACACTTTATTCATTTTaagtatattaaaaatgaaagctgctcCCTATGCTCACTTTAATGTAGTATTTAACAATGTAAGTCAAAGTCCGGTTTCCTTGAAGTGACATATGCTCCTCACCAAGTCAGGACCTGCTATGTCTCAAACTAGCCCAGTTTAAGCATCACGGAGATATCCCGATATGATCTCTCCTAGGGTTAGACTGTCAATCTCTCAAGGAGTTTAGTGTCTGTTTCACTGACACCCACAGAGCGCTGAAAAAACGCTTTAACCACCAGCTAAGAAACTAACCCCCGAGGGGACCCGCGTCCCAGGGAGCGAGACGGCGGCGCAGCACCTTTATGGCCAGTGTCACACACACGAGCTCCACCCCCAATAGATCCGGTTAAGCGGGCCGCGGGACTGAGCACGGCGACAGTTTCCTGGAAGCAGGAGCCGTTATCCCGGCCGGGGCTGCCGCCTGGATCCAATCCCGGCCGGAACCCCACGCCCAGCCCACACGGGGGGCAGCGAGGCTGACAGCGGGAGACTCCAGCCGGGGCCACCCAAGAGATCGGGGGCAGGGGCGTGAAGCACGTTACCCCCAGCGGGGAAGGGCGCGTCGCTGTATTTCAGCTTCCCTCCCCCGCTCGGGGCATCCAGGGCGAAGGCATCGCCCGCCCCAGCCCGCGCGGAACCCACGCTCCGAAAAGGCGCCGCGCCTCCTCCCGCCCGGACCGCGCGCAGCTACCTCGCCTACTTCCGCCTTCCTCTCCTGCCGTCTCACAACCAGTGACGCTCTGCGCAGCCAATGACGACATCACGGCACGTGCGGGAAAGCCTCGCCCTGGCGCTGCTGATTAAGCGAGGCCTGCGCAGCGCGAAGCTGGAACTGCTTAGTGGCCGTTGAGTGGCGGTTGGGGGAAGACACCGAGGGGCGGGACGCCACACGCCAGGGCGGAAGCCATGGACAAACACGCGAAGGCGTCGAAACTTCcttcgggggggaagggggagcggcGTTTAAGCATGTTCGAGAAAGACAACGTGAGCAGCAGGCAGTGCGCAGGCGCGGATTGGGGAGCTGGGCCACGGTGTGGtcaggtggaggtgggggggatgggaggggaattGTGCACGCGCTTGGACCGGAGAGGCGGGTCGAGCACCTGTGGCGCAGGTCCTCGCGCTCTGAGTGCCTATCAGTTGCCATTAGcctcctggggcggggggagggaagagggagtcaATGGGCGTCTCCTGCCTCTTAGCGCAGGGCGGGCGGGAGGCTGAGGTTCCAGCACGTGCCTATTTAGAGCGCACCTGCCTGTCTGCCCAGCTTACCTCCGGCTCTGCAAAATGTCTTAGGCGCCTCCATGCGGCAGGGAGCGGGCCTGGGCTGCGGCAGGGGTCAGTGCGCCCTGatctccagccccctgcttcctGGTATGTAGGCTGGTCCATTGCACCTCCTATTCTTAATTTAGATGCTCCTCTGAGACTCACTACTGCTCATGGACTGTGCTTGGCTCCTGATCGCAGGTTATGACCTGCCTCTGGCCAAGAGTTCGGATCCATAAGCTGTCTGCTCTGCTTGATCAGTGTTAATCAAAACCTGGTCTTTTATAAGACCCTTCACACTAATCCTTCTCCTGCTGTATCACCACCCTCTGGGACTTGACACACACTCGCGCATCAGGTTGTTCTACCTCATTCAGGAGAGGCCCTAGCCATTTTCCAAACCAGGGAAGAAAACACTGTGTCTTCATCCCTCTCCCCGCCAGCAGCAGAGCAAAAAGGGGCGGTGGGGGGAAAGCAGCACAGCAACTTGGCACCACTTGAAGTTGGCATCTAGGGCGGCTGCCCAAGAAATCACAAGATTGGCCTGCAGAAATGTGacgactttaaaaaaaataattatattgtgTGGTTTTGTGGTCTgcgttctaattttttttaactctgcgGATCCCCAGGATGTGTGCATAACTGTTAGTTTTGCCCAGTGTCCCAAATATATGGGGTGATCTTGGCCCATGTTGCAGGAACTCTCACTTCCATgtctgcctgtctcctgcctaGAAATTAATCCTGTCATGCAATCCTCCCATCAGTTCTGTACCACCCCGCAGCCTCATATCAGCTCTTCCTAGGGTAATTCACCTTAGGCTTGGGGGGTGCAACAGGATTCCACTTCCCgtgctgggatgggggcagctccaggggtgGTCCTTACCCCCCTCTGTCCCTTCCTAGGCCAGGTGCTATAGTGGAGAgtgggaagaggagcagaggCACCATTCTGTTTCTCACAGGTGAAGGGAGCAGAATTGTGATGAACTGCTGGGTTCTTTGCTCCTTCCTGTGAGAATAGCAAGCCGTAGCGAAGAGACTGTTGGCTTTCGGCAGGGCTGAGCTTCACGAGGGGGCTGGAGGTTCTAGTATCATTACAAGACAGGCTCCAGAACCCTCTGAAATCTTGTTACTCAAGAAAAGAAAAGTTGACAATGCTGCAAGCTTCTCTCTTAAGCACCTCAATGCCAGCTTCATTCAGTACTTACCCTTGAAGCATGAATCTTCCATAGACCTTCATGTTTACCTCACAATGGTACAGTGTTACTGGCTTGTCTTGGAACAAAAGTTCTCTGTGCTCGGGGATCTGATTCTGTTTTCCCAGCCAATGAGGTCAGAATAGCTCCATACACAACAATGGACTGGTTCTAAATTGGGTCATGTACTTTTGAGAGATGCTCTGAAAGGGACCACACTTAAAATATAACACAATCAGAGAAAATGATTGCTATAACATTTACTAACACTACTTACAATGCCAAAAGTACAGCAAATATGAAGTAAAATGGTATTAGTAATTGCATTTCTTCGTAGTAGTAGACTTACTTATGACCATTGAAAAGTTTTTGGTACAGAGAATGATAAAGATAAGACTGAGTAAAACTGGTCCTTGGCCAGAGATCTTTAAAAGACTTAGGTTCGCCTCCTCCTTCAGTGGCCCTTCCAGCATAAGGAGAATTTCTAACAATTTCCCAACATTGGTAACAATAGTTCAGCGCAATTGGTATTAGCATTGTTGGGAGCTttagtgtagacaggctgctggctGCCACTGATATTTTTAACATTGCCTCATGTAACCTACTCAGAGAATGTCCTTTCCTCTCTCCAAGGACTTAAATGAAAGTTTTTGTGAGCCCCTGACTGGACATCTTTATAGGTCTTTTGAAAGTGCTTAATCTCTTCAGCATATCTGTATGTCCTCCATATTCTTAGATATTTTCATTCACCTCTTAGCATCACAGCCTAACAGCTGGGACACTTTCTGCTCAGGTGCTTGTTCCATTCTGCTGCCCGATTAAGCAGATGATGACTCTATCTACCCTAAACTATCCCTGCAACCAGAAATTGGAGCTAGGGACTGAGGAAACAGCTAAATTGATCtcaatgtaacccttctgccaggccaagttgatagcagcaagggcagggttcagtacataggggtcccttcccaacagcatgacacagaaccagctcaagcccccacccagtgacctgggaaaatcttacacaaacccctaggcgcctcgaagaggcaatatttcccctctcgcaagcacagagcctcggtgtagcagaaaatgtttaataacatgaggtaaacgacatagcattaaattgggaaaacaccacaactagagttcatagaccaaagcatgagcgaagacccaccccagcaaattgggccgtgtcctctcccgttggttcttgaaaccagcaacccaagaatcaccaaagtcccaaaagtccaccaatcccaaagtctcttgggtccagcaacccaagaatcacaaaagtcccaaaagtctgACAACCctccaaagtctctgtccctgatcagtgcagccccagagttcaaagggggaggggtgagcagggtgttaaggggcaccttacgtgatccgaggccaaccggctgcttctccgtggggttccaccgcagccttcaccacgaactgctccactccacccgcagtcccactcctgccgtcccacgaactgctctggcagctgctccgctccgctcaccaacctgtgagccgcgccgctctgctcaccgacctgtgagccacgccgctccgctccgttccagccgtcccttgggccgctcccacaaggctctactctgctctgctagctgctcctccagccgctccgctccgctcgcccccgctaagctaagttagcttagcaatatagcttcaggctcccccactagttaacacagcctcagtgatctcagctcttaaatagctttagctcttttgtgatttcagctcttagtgatttcagctagtagtaggggagccccagtgctggtgcactattggcccaaagtgaactcagctcagcagtctgtaactaggctcctaagggaatcaaagttagctctgacattcaacagtggagagaggaggaggtgcaattggtgtttcaggcccacaaaagggacccacaccaccaggtaccaatacctgcccccaacctctctcaattcactgggttttgtaacccatgccccttgacaagcaaatgctacttaggtaatggtgaatgactcactcagtccttctgtcatacaacagttccactggccttgattcacagaatcagggtaacaaaactttattcttcctgccccaataacagagaaactggggatcccacaccagccaaagtaaccactttgagttgctgttgtttcaaacaagatcagcccctggagttcttttccacactcgccataattcaccaccagatgtcagggtagagctcatcctgactctgcttacatcaaaataatctttttttgaaCATGTTAAAAATTGAGTTTtactataaaaatgtgttttcagaATAGCAACACCATTTGATTAAATTGTTCTTCAAAATATGTTGCATGCATGTATTTCGCTCAGGTGTCTGCATGCCCAGCACACCACAGCTGAAGAGTTTTCTGCAGTAGTACTGTCAGGAATGCATGTGACCCTGCACATCTTCGTGGTTCCTCCTGAGGCTATATAAGGGCAACAGCACCCTGCCCCCCTCAGGTCCTTCTCACCACCTGTGGCCTGATTTGGAGCTTCCCATGTGGTTTACCTCGCTGTTTTTTTCATCTGCATAGTTAGCTAGTTTAGCTTTCCCTTTATCTTTAATAGTTAGCTATTAGTACCAATTAGTTAGTTTATTCTTTCAGTTTCAGTGCTAGGCACTGTTGCTATGTGGTGCTCTCTGGGCTTTAATCACTGCCCATCTTCTGAAGTGTTTACACAATGTACCCTCCCCCCGCAGATGGGCTGCCTTTTGTGCCTCTGGGAGGGGCATATTAAGGAGAGGTACAGTATTTGCCACAGTTCAGGAAAAGAACAGATTTCCTGCATCTCAAGCACCATCTGATAGAGCAGGCAATGAGGCCTCTGTCAGCTCCTGGCCTCCCAGGGGAGCATTTGTCTTCTCACATGCTGGCTATCAGTGTGTGTGCAGTTTTCTTCAATAGATCTCCTGGACTCTTCTCCATGGAGGAAGGAATTGTTCTTCTCCAGGACCTCCCCAGAAAAAGATACACAAGTTAGACTGAGGTCACTCAAAGTTGAAGAGTTCTTCAAAAAAGGACTCAAACATCATCTGGCTATAAGGAGATCCTTGGAGGACTCATCCAATAGCCAACATACAGCTGGGCTGTCAACCTGTGACTCCCTGGCACCACACTGGGATGACTTTAGTAATGTACTATCGACTGGCACTTCTGCAGGACAACTGTTGAGTCTGGGATCAACACACACTGTTTCAGCTCTTTGGTACCGACAATCCCACAAACTTATGACAGCAAAGGATTTGCTTTGTCTTCCACTTCCAGACTTTCCTGTAGTTCAGGAGATGATTGCTTTGTCAGCACCTCCTTTAGTACTGGGCCTGTCTTTGTCATCAGCTCCAGTGCAGAAACTATTAGTTGTATTGACTAGTACCAGCTAAGAAGCATGGTGGGGGCTTGGCTCCTTCTCTGATGCCAACTTTGATACCAGGGCACATAGAGTCTGAAACAACACATTCTCAGCACTGACACTCTCGGTATCTTTATGGTCATCTTCCTTGGTACTGACTCCACTTTCTACTATGGTCCTGGCTATGGGGTCTTTCTCAGCACCACCTCAAGATGCTGTGCTATCAACTTCTTGTGAAGCCTTTATGGTACTGACTACCATACTTACTTCAGTACCAATGGTGTCCTCTTCACAATGGGTGAGATCATTCAAGTTGTCTAGTAGTCCCATCAGGCTTTGCACCCCCAATGCCAATTGACTATTTTGGTGACTCCTCACAGACTGGTTTGGAGTCTTCCAATAGTTCACCATCTCCTCCCAGGCACAGATGGTCTAGCAGACTAGCAGACTGCCTCCAGAAGGAGGACAGCTCTTATGACAGCAGGGATAGATCACTGTGGCCGAATTCTTGCTGATTCTAGATGCCCTGTGCTCTTCCCTGGGGCTGTTTTGGAGCCTCTGGGTTCTCTCATTTGTCCAGAGCCTGATCACTGGTCTAGACTAGAGGAAGCTCTCCAGAGCACACGGTAACAAAGCTTCTGGAGTTGCCTGCTTTGGAGATACAGAAAGACACTGTTCCCCCTGACCAGCTTGTGCATCAGGAGGAACTATTGCCTTAGGAGTTGATTTTACCATAGGAGGATCCATCTGCTCCTGTTAATCGTCCCGCCTCCTTGCCTGATAATTCTATGATCCCAGACACTTCTCCAGTTCTAGATGACTATATCATCAGGAGCTTCTGAGAAGAATGCTTGCAGCTTTGGGCATTCAAGCAGACCTTTTGCAAGAAAACCCAAGCTTTTGGACATTCTACAGGGTTCTGCCCCTGGGTAGGGAGCACTACCTATTAATAAGGCACTACTAGAGCTGGCATAGACCTTATGGCATACACCAGTCTTCTTAGCCCCTATAGCTATGTGCATGGATAAATGCAAAGATTTGAGTGTTTTTCTTCTCCTTAATTAGTTATTAGTTCCTTAATACACAAGCTGGGAttctcctttccagcctgggaccacctccccagttcagtctttgtcctccagatgtgtttccaggtgttgagttgtgggagggagtgaggccaagtgatgatgtcacttctccTCTTTTAtaatttcttccagcttgctggaaagatcctttACTATGACGAGTCAAACAGTCTCCATTGTCTACGTGCTCTTTCTGAGAGgtctccattgtatacagttcctggggtaGTCCTTGTGAGTGTGGATTCCCCTCAGTGGGCCATCATCAgtgtctggctactccattgttatacctgaaaggctggttgtgggtgttcccaagcTCACAAGATATTTCAGTATCACACATATAACAAAAattcataacttcccatacaatggTAGCActtacaatccaacaggatattcatgttcaacagatcaagacttttacaatgataccttacaaggtatactttgtacaaaacataattATATGAAAGTGGTGAATAtgagggttccagggtgctgctttcagGCACAGAGTGCCACAGATCCGAAACTGAGCTTTTAGTTCttgcaaatagaaaaaaatacatttctgcttaAAATTGAGCAAATTTTATCTGGAAGTCATTGAGACACCACATATAGGCAACTCTGCAGTGCAATTTGTACAGTAGTTTTTCACAATATAATCACATAAAAGATCAATAAATCAGTTATAACGTTTATTATATTGGTATTGTATACAACATCAGCATCAGTACTGAAAAGTTTCTACTGGTAACACAGGTGTTTAGATAAGTGGCTGGGATTATGCTTTCTAAAACTTTTGAAAGATAGTGAAAAGGGTTTATTGACAGATTGATCAAGGGTTTCTTCTCCCCGGAGTACCCAATTCTGcctgcactgaagtcaactgcAAAATTTGCATAGACTTCAGGGGAAGCAGAATCAGAGCTTAGGTGAAAGGATATCCCTCTGGCCCTTTTCCCAGAAGGAGCATCAGATAACTAGCACACTCCTCAGTTATCCATAATAGAGGTGAACAATTCACAGTTTAGTTTTTTTCAGATATTTCTGATGATCCCAAACAACATTTTAGTCTTTCCCTCTAGTGATACCATTTTGAAGTGTCAGAAAACTTTCAACAATCAAATACCAAAGCATAATACCaagctttattttttcttttgttttaaaaagtatacACAGATCGTAAAAGACAGAATGAGAAGTTCAAGCCATGAAGTTCACGGTATGGAACCAATGGATGATGAATCGTTTGCAGAGTTTGGGAGAAGTGAAATATTTACATTGAAGACTAGCATGGCAAAAATAAGATATGccaatacatacaaaatggagcCATATAGGAAATTCCAGGCTCATTTAGTAAGAAACAAAGCTCAACATATACTAACGGTAGAGTAatactttttgtttaaattgtatgTAAGATATTTAATTTTAGTGTAACTGTTAGGCCCCAGTCCCTCAAAGACAGCCCTGGGGTTACTACAAAGTTactataaagttaagcatatccATAAGTCCATCCTCATGCTCATCACAGGCTCTATACTGTAAGATACTGAATGTCTTTTGCAGGGTGCTTGCTGAGCACCAGAGTGAAGGTGAAAGTTGAGGGTTTTCAGCTCCTTACGGGATTGGATCTTTTTTCTGTTAATAGATTAAAAAgggtcagagaactatccaaaataaaataaataataggaCATTTTGGATTTATTGAATTTTATTCCCTTAATTGATTCGGGTAACATTTCATGACATGAGAGCAAAGTATTCCTGGTGGAGTCCCTCTGGTGTTATTAACAGCAGTCTGATTGCCGTATTTGAAATCAAGTTAAGTGGAATGAGGGACTCTGCTCTGGAGAATCTACTAAGACAGTATATAGTTGCCAAAGAGCAGGGAAATTATACTATTTACCCTGAAAACTAAGAACTAATCCCATTGACTCTGTAGTGCAGGAGACGTGTTGTGGATATGCAGACCGATGCTCCCTAGACTATTTTCCATGAAACTGAGTCAAAAGGAAAAAAGTACACTTCTGTTCAgttcaaagaaaattaaaagatttgttaaaaatgttttaaagtgaaatatttcaatattttgacgGATAAAGTGTTTCGCAGTAAAAATGATTAACTTTTTATTTGGGGACGTCATCTATTGTGTACAAACATTCCAGTAGTTtacttcctttttctttatagctaaaagtaagatttttttataCAAAAGCTTGTTAGGATGGagattacaatttttttaaactcttttgaTAGCAGCGACTTCAAGAAACCAAGTATAATGGTGTGACTAGTAGCTTCTTGTGTAATTCAATCTCAGAAGAAATATTAACAGCTGTCAAGGACATGGGCTTTGACCGCTATAAGTACGTAGTAACAGTCCTAATCTTGCAAAAGACTGGTCAGGCAATAAAAGTGAGTAGACAAATTAATTTACTCATAATATTTTCACAAACTGAGTTAGACATTTGGGGCCCTATTGTGCCTCTTGGGCATACCACCACATTCACTGTGGTCCAGATCTGCATTGCTTTAGGGTGAGCTACCCCTTGGAGCTCCGAGGTGCAGAGAAAGCTCAGCTGCTCTGTCTCAATGGACTGCAGCATGTACACCTCACCATGGCTGACTAACACTGCTGGTCAGTGTGAAGAGGACACAAGAGGTTTGCCTGAGTAAGTATTACAGATTTAGCCCCAGTGTATGTTTCAGtagatatttttaaagtgataagGAAAATCACTGAACAACATTTTGTGACTACCAGATTTTCAGAGCTTGTAAGGTAAATTTTctctaaaggaaaataaaatgcattcaataaataataaaacattcatttccttttaatttgTAGTTTTATATACATTCTTactgttttaaataaattaatgtaaaCTAGCTGCACCTATGTAATGCTACATGTTCATTGTAAAGTTCTaatctgaaaaatatttccttaagACTTGTGctcttttaatcaatttaatagTACTTTGTTCTTTTCTCCCCCATAGATCTCCAGCAGATGGGTCTGGGATGTTGCAAGGGACAACTGGGTTTCAGCTAAATGTGAAACAGAATCCTTTGTTTCATTGGCTTTGATAATGGCTTGTTACTATGAGTAGTTTTCGAAAAGCAACCTCTGTTAACGATCATCACAATACTCTGTATAATTGTTCAAAAATCTTCATAAAGTTATAGTTATTTTAGAACACtttctttgttaagttaaaaacAGTTGATACATTGAAATGCAcataaatttaaacaaattttacCAATTCTtgtctataatttttttttaaatatgtatgggTGAGTGCATACTATATACATCTGTCATAATGCTATGTTTATGAATTTATGACAGGTGCTAAGAACACattttgcaaggtgctgaatgtGGCCTCGCACATTCTAAAGGATGGGGTTGCAACATATTACAAGTGACAATTCCGTTCATAAAAGGGAAATATTCTACTCTTTGAGGTGACTCCGAAACAGAAAAGTAACATTGTATTTACTCTCAGTTGTTGTCATATTCATCAAATTCCACAGCAATAATCTCTTCAGAGATCTAGTAATAAGGAAAGCCACTGTAATGtggcttatttttaaaagcttttcttagattaaatacattttccccaCTGTAACCAGCTGTTTTTTCTTATGCCTGTTAAACTCtcatttttgtattttgaagTTTGGAACATTCCATTtaaggtcccagtcctgctcctgttgaagtcagtgggagtgttgtcattgacttcactgataCCAGGATGGATCCCAAATTACAAACCATCAACTGTTTTATAATCCTTAGTCTGGAGGCTGATATATTGTATTTACTGGATTCAGTTACTTTTTTTCATTTCATCAGACTGGTTCCTAATGACAACAAAGCCAGAAGAGCTGTAAAATCCATTCAGTGACAACCTAAAATCTTAGGAGATGGATATGTAATTGACAGTTAATGACAAcaatacatacatttatattGAAAAGAATGGCTAAGACAAAATTTGCGAAGTATTTATAAAGAATGTTAGAATTGCTGCTATATTAACCTAACTGACTCAAATCCGCTATTATTTCATTGATGTTGTTCAAACATAACAATTTAGaagaaaataaatggtatttgttttcaaaataatacAGATCATGtttaattttctgttaaaatgcCTGATGGCTTGGTAATGTAAGGTTGTAGTTAATTCCTTATACCACAAAGCAAGGGTGGCTTTAGTGTCAGGGTTCATAGGTTCAATTGTACCTGTAGAAATCATCCTGCAGTGCTGGCTcttgtcccatggggctgggccatattccctgctctgggcattgtgacctggtgctGTGACCCCATGAACCAGGATACAATgtccagagcagggagccatgcccagccctgtgggacaggaactGCTACTACTGGACAAGTGTAGTGCTGTCTTGCTCTTcaagccccctgccttctctcACCCAGGACTTCTCCTCCCCATTAGGGTTGTGGTGTTGGGCAGAGTGTGCTGCTGTGGGTGGTCATCAGTACCTGTCCCCTCTTCAGTTTAGTATAGTGCATGCATTGAATCAGGAGGCTACATCCATCCCTGCCACAAAGCAAATACTTCTTACATAGACAAAGCATCAGAATGGAAATTTCACCTGGACATGGTAACAGCTGGCTTCTTCAAGCTTAATAAACTTGGGCTCCAATCCAGTAAACACTTAAGCAATGGGAGTATTCATATGtgtaaatataaatacatatataaaattctTATCCTGCAAATGCTAACATACATAGTAACTTTGCACATGTGAGTGGTCCCAGagaactcagtgggactacttccATGAGTAAACAAatatacacacatgcttaagaccttgcagaatcagggccttttctataagtaggcttggcagaattcaattttttataattttgatggatactatcaatgtttatttttaagctttttttctatttgcattttcacagttgcaccaaattatggattttaagcattttttattttcattgatttacattttcacagttgcaggaaattatggggtgacagaaaattattatttaatgacaacaaatgttgatatttaaaaaGTTCAATCTTTATAACAATAAAAACACATTGTCAACataatgtcaaaatatataaagtaaatatccttaaatcaaacttaaGTTCTTAAGCACCATTTTTATTACTTTGCCTGTATAAATTTCCAttgttgatggaaatattttatgtcagtttgtgtgtgtacagtgaaatcaacatttaccgataaaaatctttCAATGCTATCTATAAGGGTTTATCCATATTTTGTTCTTCATTTGAACAACTTGAATGGTAATATAAGTCATACTTTAACATGGAGGAGGTAATCCACCCTTTAATGATTGGAACTGATGTGAAGCTAGAATCCAAACTTTGTATAGTGTATGGTGGGGCTATGTGTTCAATATTTTCTCTATACAAAACACTGTAGAACAAATTAGCTTCAAAGATTTCTCTTTTCATAgaagtgttgtttttttatgGAGAAGAAATTGCGCagtatgtaaatatataaaaagtcaCTGGCTGACACTTTAatattctaaggctgtcacctactgtaacattatgtaatactggtccacccaatgttggtgcacaattcaatttcttgatgttagtacatttcagttattcttaaaataaaaaaagtttctataagctttgaggaaatgaatttttttatttgtttatatatggcatgaataaatacagacttCCAGATCCTAGGACGCAAACTATTGCCTTacatgacagggataaatcattcATGCACATCATGCATCAAAGCTGTGAAATGGACtacaaatgcaattaaaataaagtattcaaatgtttaacaaaggggggcaggaggggaggggccaAAGACGCTCCTTGTGTGGGGCATCATTTGGCCTAGGGCCAGCCCTAAGTGGGATCCCTCTCCCACTTCTTgggctgacagcaggagcccctcctcctggggctgaCAGTGAGAGCCCCCAGTGGACGGGGCTGAAAGCAGGTGCTCTGCCTCGCCCAGGACTGCTGCCTGGGACTGACAGCAATTTGGAAGAACAATTAAGCTTCGCGTGATCTGGCAATAGAACTCTCCCATGGCAGGAGAGGGAGAACCGGGGCCCGAAAAATAAATCAATCTGGACATTTGCGAGTTCTATCAGGAGAGCCCGAGTTAGGCTTAATTTTACTTGGAAATCGAGTCTCTGGCGATACATTCACGAGAGT
The nucleotide sequence above comes from Trachemys scripta elegans isolate TJP31775 chromosome 3, CAS_Tse_1.0, whole genome shotgun sequence. Encoded proteins:
- the TCTE3 gene encoding tctex1 domain-containing protein 3, whose amino-acid sequence is MDKHAKASKLPSGGKGERRLSMFEKDNYTQIVKDRMRSSSHEVHGMEPMDDESFAEFGRSEIFTLKTSMAKIRYANTYKMEPYRKFQAHLVRNKAQHILTQRLQETKYNGVTSSFLCNSISEEILTAVKDMGFDRYKYVVTVLILQKTGQAIKISSRWVWDVARDNWVSAKCETESFVSLALIMACYYE